From the genome of Pseudomonas yamanorum, one region includes:
- the asd gene encoding aspartate-semialdehyde dehydrogenase codes for MKRVGLIGWRGMVGSVLMQRMLEEQDFDLIEPVFFTTSNVGGQGPSVGKDIAPLKDAYNIEELKTLDVILTCQGGDYTSEVFPKLREAGWQGYWIDAASSLRMQDDAVIVLDPVNRKVIDQQLDAGTKNYIGGNCTVSLMLMGLGGLFEAGLVEWMSAMTYQAASGAGAQNMRELIKQMGATHAAVADQLADPASAILDIDRRVAEAMRSEAYPTENFGVPLAGSLIPWIDKELPNGQSREEWKAQAETNKILGRFKSPIPVDGICVRIGAMRCHSQALTIKLNKDVPIADIEGLISQHNPWVKLVPNNRDISIQELSPNKVTGTLNVPVGRLRKLNMGTQYLGAFTVGDQLLWGAAEPLRRMLRILLER; via the coding sequence ATGAAACGTGTAGGTCTGATCGGTTGGCGCGGTATGGTCGGTTCCGTGCTCATGCAGCGGATGCTGGAAGAGCAGGATTTTGATCTTATTGAGCCGGTGTTTTTCACTACCTCCAATGTAGGTGGTCAAGGGCCGTCCGTGGGCAAGGACATTGCTCCGCTCAAGGACGCCTATAACATTGAAGAACTGAAGACCCTCGACGTCATTCTGACCTGCCAGGGCGGCGACTACACCAGCGAAGTCTTCCCCAAGCTGCGCGAAGCCGGCTGGCAGGGTTACTGGATCGACGCCGCCTCCAGCCTGCGCATGCAGGATGACGCGGTCATCGTCCTGGACCCGGTCAACCGCAAGGTGATCGACCAGCAACTGGACGCAGGCACCAAGAACTACATCGGCGGCAACTGCACCGTCAGCCTGATGCTGATGGGCCTGGGCGGCTTGTTCGAAGCCGGCCTGGTGGAGTGGATGAGCGCCATGACCTATCAGGCGGCCTCCGGTGCCGGCGCGCAGAACATGCGTGAACTGATCAAGCAAATGGGCGCGACCCACGCGGCGGTGGCCGATCAACTGGCTGACCCGGCCAGCGCGATCCTCGACATTGACCGCCGTGTGGCCGAAGCCATGCGCAGCGAGGCCTACCCGACCGAGAACTTCGGTGTGCCACTGGCCGGTAGCCTGATCCCGTGGATCGACAAGGAACTGCCTAACGGCCAGAGCCGTGAAGAGTGGAAGGCCCAGGCCGAGACCAACAAGATCCTTGGTCGCTTCAAGAGCCCGATCCCGGTGGACGGCATCTGCGTGCGCATCGGCGCCATGCGTTGCCACAGCCAGGCGCTGACCATCAAGCTGAACAAAGACGTGCCGATCGCCGATATCGAAGGGCTGATCAGCCAGCACAACCCTTGGGTCAAGCTGGTGCCGAACAACCGCGATATCAGCATCCAGGAACTGAGCCCGAACAAGGTGACCGGTACCCTGAATGTGCCGGTTGGCCGTCTGCGCAAGCTGAACATGGGGACGCAGTACCTGGGCGCGTTCACCGTCGGCGACCAATTGCTGTGGGGCGCGGCTGAGCCGTTGCGTCGCATGCTGCGGATCTTGCTGGAGCGGTAA
- the leuB gene encoding 3-isopropylmalate dehydrogenase, translating to MSKQILILPGDGIGPEIMAEAVKVLEVANGKYSLGFELSHDVIGGAAIDKHGVPLADETLDRARAADAVLLGAVGGPKWDKIERDIRPERGLLKIRAQLGLFGNLRPAILYPQLADASSLKPEIVAGLDILIVRELTGGIYFGSPRGVRELENGERQAYDTLPYSESEIRRIARVGFDMARVRGKKVCSVDKANVLASSQLWREIVEEVAKDYPDVELSHMYVDNAAMQLVRAPKQFDVIVTDNLFGDILSDQASMLTGSIGMLPSASLDANNKGMYEPCHGSAPDIAGQGIANPLATILSVSMMLRYSFNLTDAADAIEKAVSLVLDQGLRTGDIWSQGCTKVGTQEMGDAVVAALRNL from the coding sequence ATGAGCAAGCAGATTCTGATTCTCCCTGGCGACGGCATTGGTCCGGAAATCATGGCCGAAGCGGTCAAAGTCCTGGAAGTGGCAAACGGCAAGTACAGCCTGGGCTTCGAATTGAGCCACGACGTGATCGGCGGCGCGGCCATCGACAAACACGGCGTGCCCCTGGCCGACGAGACCCTGGACCGTGCCCGCGCAGCTGACGCCGTGCTGCTGGGCGCCGTGGGTGGCCCGAAATGGGACAAGATCGAACGTGACATCCGCCCTGAGCGCGGCCTGCTGAAGATCCGTGCGCAACTGGGCCTGTTCGGCAACCTGCGCCCGGCGATCCTTTACCCGCAACTGGCGGACGCTTCCAGCCTGAAGCCGGAAATCGTCGCGGGGCTGGACATCCTGATCGTCCGCGAACTGACCGGCGGTATCTACTTCGGCTCGCCACGGGGCGTGCGCGAGTTGGAGAATGGCGAGCGTCAGGCCTACGACACCCTGCCGTACAGCGAGAGTGAAATCCGCCGTATCGCCCGTGTCGGTTTCGACATGGCCCGCGTGCGTGGCAAGAAGGTCTGCTCGGTGGACAAGGCCAACGTATTGGCGTCCAGCCAGCTGTGGCGTGAAATCGTCGAGGAAGTCGCCAAGGACTACCCGGACGTCGAGCTGAGCCACATGTACGTCGACAACGCCGCCATGCAACTGGTGCGTGCACCCAAGCAATTCGACGTGATCGTCACCGACAACCTGTTTGGCGACATCCTGTCCGACCAGGCCTCGATGCTCACCGGTTCCATCGGCATGCTGCCGTCGGCGTCCCTGGATGCCAACAACAAGGGCATGTACGAGCCGTGCCACGGTTCTGCGCCGGACATCGCCGGGCAGGGCATTGCCAACCCGTTGGCGACCATTTTGTCGGTGTCGATGATGCTGCGTTACAGCTTCAACCTGACCGACGCGGCGGATGCCATCGAAAAGGCTGTGAGCCTGGTGCTGGACCAAGGCCTGCGCACCGGCGACATCTGGTCCCAGGGTTGCACCAAGGTCGGTACGCAAGAAATGGGCGACGCAGTAGTCGCCGCGCTGCGGAATCTGTAA
- a CDS encoding class I SAM-dependent methyltransferase, producing the protein MTSTAHTQVVQKQFGEQASAYLSSAVHAQGSEFALLQAELAGQGAARLLDLGCGAGHVSFNVAPLVKEVVAYDLSQQMLDVVAAAAVDRGLGNIRTVHGAAERLPFADGEFDFVFSRYSAHHWSDLGLALREVRRVLKPGGVAAFVDVLSPGSPLLDTYLQTVEVLRDTSHVRDYSAGEWMRQLSEAGLHVRNSSRQRLRLEYTSWVERMRTPEVLRAAILELQKAMGQEVRDYFEIQADGTFSTDVLVVWAER; encoded by the coding sequence ATGACCAGCACCGCCCACACCCAAGTCGTGCAAAAACAATTCGGCGAGCAGGCCTCGGCCTACCTGAGCAGCGCAGTTCACGCTCAAGGCAGCGAATTCGCGCTGCTCCAGGCCGAACTGGCCGGGCAGGGCGCTGCGCGACTGCTGGACCTGGGTTGCGGCGCCGGTCATGTGAGTTTCAACGTTGCACCGTTGGTTAAAGAAGTGGTGGCCTACGACCTGTCCCAGCAGATGCTCGACGTGGTCGCCGCCGCTGCCGTGGACCGTGGCCTGGGTAACATCCGCACCGTGCACGGCGCCGCCGAGCGCCTGCCGTTTGCCGATGGCGAGTTCGACTTCGTGTTCAGCCGCTACTCGGCCCACCACTGGAGCGACCTCGGCCTGGCCCTGCGTGAAGTGCGTCGGGTGCTCAAGCCGGGCGGTGTGGCCGCGTTTGTGGACGTCTTGTCACCGGGCAGCCCGCTGTTGGACACTTACCTGCAAACCGTCGAAGTGCTGCGCGACACCAGCCACGTGCGCGACTATTCCGCCGGCGAGTGGATGCGCCAGCTCAGCGAAGCCGGTTTGCATGTACGCAACAGCAGCCGCCAGCGCCTGCGCCTGGAATACACCTCGTGGGTGGAGCGCATGCGTACCCCAGAGGTATTGCGTGCCGCGATCCTGGAGTTGCAAAAGGCGATGGGCCAGGAAGTGCGCGATTATTTCGAGATTCAAGCCGACGGCACCTTCAGCACCGACGTGCTGGTGGTGTGGGCCGAACGCTGA
- the leuD gene encoding 3-isopropylmalate dehydratase small subunit gives MKAFTQHTGLVAPLDRANVDTDQIIPKQFLKSIKRTGFGPNLFDEWRYLDVGYAYQDNSKRPLNKEFVLNAERYQGASVLLARENFGCGSSREHAPWALEEYGFRSIIAPSYADIFFNNSFKNGLLPIILSDAEVDELFQQVEADVGYQLTIDLAAQTVTRPDGKVYHFEVDAFRKHCLINGLDDIGLTLQDGDAIAAFEAKHRASQPWLFRDA, from the coding sequence ATGAAAGCTTTTACCCAACACACCGGTTTAGTCGCGCCGTTGGACCGTGCCAACGTGGACACCGACCAGATCATTCCCAAGCAGTTCTTGAAGTCGATCAAGCGCACCGGCTTCGGCCCGAACCTGTTCGACGAGTGGCGCTACCTGGACGTGGGCTATGCCTACCAGGACAACTCCAAGCGCCCGTTGAACAAGGAGTTCGTGCTCAACGCCGAACGTTACCAAGGCGCCAGCGTATTGCTGGCCCGGGAAAACTTCGGTTGCGGCTCCAGCCGTGAACACGCGCCGTGGGCCCTGGAAGAATATGGCTTTCGCAGCATCATCGCGCCGAGCTACGCCGACATCTTCTTCAACAACAGCTTCAAGAACGGCTTGCTGCCGATCATCTTGAGCGATGCCGAAGTGGACGAGTTGTTCCAGCAAGTGGAAGCCGATGTGGGCTACCAGCTGACCATCGACCTGGCGGCGCAGACCGTGACCCGTCCGGACGGCAAGGTGTATCACTTTGAAGTGGACGCCTTCCGCAAACACTGCCTGATCAATGGCCTGGACGACATCGGCCTGACCTTGCAGGACGGTGATGCGATTGCAGCGTTTGAAGCCAAGCACCGGGCGAGTCAGCCTTGGTTGTTTCGCGACGCTTGA